One window of the Buchnera aphidicola (Meitanaphis flavogallis) genome contains the following:
- a CDS encoding YicC/YloC family endoribonuclease: protein MIYSMTGYAKEKINKKWGSAIFEIRSFNHRYLEINLRLSEEFRELEPLIRQCIRSNLSRGKIECSLQFESNKYIISHRSINISLIKQLIKYIKYIKLNIPDGIINIIDLLNWPGVINLKNDNVNNIFFELSKLFQKTIKQLLKFRKNEGINLKKLIAEKLFFIKNNVSDIRNNITQIVKWQKKRILEKIEELKIDIDPNRLNQELFFIIQKTDISEELDRIDIHVLKTISILENNEPIGRKLDFIMQELNREVNTLSSKSSNFDIHSSVIEIKVLIEQIREQSQNIE, encoded by the coding sequence ATGATCTATAGCATGACAGGATATGCGAAAGAAAAAATTAACAAAAAATGGGGTAGTGCTATTTTTGAAATTCGTTCATTTAATCATCGTTATTTAGAAATCAATCTTAGACTATCAGAAGAATTTAGAGAACTAGAACCATTAATTCGTCAATGTATCAGATCTAATTTAAGTCGAGGTAAAATAGAATGCAGTTTACAATTTGAATCTAATAAATATATCATATCTCATCGATCTATTAATATAAGTTTAATCAAACAACTAATAAAATATATTAAATATATTAAATTAAATATACCAGATGGAATAATTAATATAATTGATTTATTAAATTGGCCAGGAGTAATAAATTTAAAAAATGATAACGTAAATAATATTTTTTTCGAATTATCAAAATTATTTCAAAAAACTATAAAACAATTATTAAAATTTAGAAAAAACGAAGGTATTAATTTAAAAAAGTTAATAGCAGAAAAATTATTTTTTATAAAAAATAATGTCAGTGATATAAGAAATAATATAACTCAAATTGTAAAATGGCAAAAAAAAAGAATTTTAGAAAAGATAGAAGAACTAAAAATAGATATTGATCCAAATAGATTAAATCAAGAGTTATTTTTTATAATACAAAAAACTGATATTTCAGAAGAACTAGATAGAATTGACATACACGTTTTAAAAACCATCTCTATACTAGAAAATAACGAACCTATTGGACGTAAATTAGATTTTATCATGCAAGAACTTAACAGGGAAGTTAATACACTATCTTCAAAATCTTCAAATTTTGATATTCATTCGTCTGTTATAGAAATTAAAGTACTTATCGAACAAATCAGAGAACAAAGTCAAAATATCGAATAA
- the metE gene encoding 5-methyltetrahydropteroyltriglutamate--homocysteine S-methyltransferase — protein MKVMNHILGFPRIGVKRELKVAQENYWSGKISEDELFSVGKMLRKRHWEQQQQKGVDFISVGDFAWYDHVLGMTMLLGNVPKRHANKDNKITLDTLFRIARGCSVNKGSIPASDMTKWFDTNYHYIVPEFTIHSHFNFSWMQLLEEVDEALLLHNNVKPIILGPLTYLWLGKVRGTYFDRLNLLRKIIPIYQCLLLQLKNKNIEWVQIDEPILTLELPEKWKKSFFSVYESLLGYSKLLLTTYFGSINHNLDVICKLPIQGLHVDLVSGKCNLSLLNSQIPEDWLISLGVINGRNIWRSDLIQWFKQLKSFLMFRKKVWIASSCSLLHSPIDLEYEKSLNVEVKSWFSFALQKCQELSWLRDALNNNITDIIDIWCQPIYSRCNSNLVNDALVQNRVNTISSSDSKRQNIYSIRSIQQKKKLNLPILPITTIGSFPQTEEIRKLRFNFKQGNISCEQYQNTLYKHIASVISLQEELDIDVLVHGEFERNDMVEYFGENLNGFAFTENGWVQSYGSRCVKPPIIIGDISRPKSITKKWITYAQSLTNKPVKGMLTGPITILCWSFLREDLSKENIAKQIALSLRDEVLELESSGISIIQIDEPALREGLPLRRSLWDQYLSWSIEAFRLTYSGVRDDTQIHTHMCYCEFNDIMNAIVLLDVDVVTIETSRSDMELLEFFKNFEYPNEIGPGIYDVHSPSIPNIKWMTTLLKKAINYIPIQRLWVNPDCGLKTRDWKTTKLSLKNMVKAAQIIRKDYN, from the coding sequence ATGAAGGTTATGAATCATATTTTAGGTTTTCCTAGAATTGGTGTTAAGCGTGAATTAAAAGTTGCGCAAGAAAATTATTGGTCTGGGAAAATTTCTGAAGATGAATTATTTTCTGTTGGAAAAATGTTACGGAAACGTCATTGGGAGCAACAACAACAAAAAGGTGTAGATTTTATTTCTGTAGGTGATTTTGCTTGGTATGATCATGTTTTAGGAATGACTATGTTATTGGGAAATGTTCCTAAAAGACATGCAAATAAAGATAACAAAATAACTTTAGATACTTTATTTCGTATAGCTCGTGGATGTTCTGTTAATAAAGGATCTATCCCTGCATCGGATATGACAAAATGGTTTGATACTAATTATCATTATATTGTTCCTGAGTTTACTATTCATTCTCATTTTAATTTTTCTTGGATGCAATTGTTAGAAGAAGTAGATGAAGCATTATTATTGCATAATAATGTTAAACCTATTATTTTAGGTCCGCTAACATATTTATGGTTAGGAAAAGTTAGAGGAACTTATTTTGATCGATTAAATTTATTGCGAAAAATTATTCCAATATATCAATGTTTGCTATTGCAACTTAAAAATAAAAATATTGAATGGGTTCAAATTGATGAGCCTATTTTAACGTTAGAATTACCTGAAAAATGGAAAAAATCTTTTTTTTCTGTTTATGAAAGTTTATTAGGATATAGTAAGTTATTGTTAACAACTTATTTTGGAAGTATTAACCATAATTTAGATGTAATATGTAAGTTACCTATACAAGGATTACATGTAGATTTAGTTTCTGGAAAATGTAATTTGTCTTTATTAAATTCTCAAATTCCTGAAGATTGGTTAATATCATTAGGTGTAATAAATGGAAGAAACATTTGGCGTTCAGATTTAATTCAGTGGTTTAAACAATTAAAATCATTTTTAATGTTTAGAAAAAAAGTATGGATTGCTTCTTCTTGTTCATTGTTACACTCTCCTATAGATCTTGAATATGAAAAATCTTTGAATGTAGAAGTTAAAAGTTGGTTTTCTTTTGCTTTACAGAAATGTCAAGAACTGTCTTGGTTAAGAGATGCGTTAAACAATAATATTACAGATATAATAGATATTTGGTGTCAACCAATCTATTCTCGTTGTAATTCCAATTTAGTTAATGATGCATTAGTACAAAATAGAGTTAATACTATTTCTTCAAGTGATAGTAAAAGACAGAATATATACTCAATTAGATCAATACAACAAAAGAAAAAATTAAATTTACCTATTCTTCCAATTACTACTATAGGTTCTTTTCCACAAACGGAAGAGATAAGAAAACTACGATTTAATTTTAAACAAGGAAATATTAGTTGTGAACAATATCAAAATACACTTTATAAACATATAGCATCAGTGATTAGTTTACAAGAAGAGTTAGATATTGATGTATTAGTTCATGGTGAATTTGAACGTAATGATATGGTAGAATATTTCGGTGAAAATTTAAATGGTTTTGCATTTACTGAAAATGGTTGGGTGCAAAGTTATGGATCAAGATGTGTTAAACCACCTATTATTATTGGTGATATTAGTCGTCCAAAATCTATTACTAAAAAATGGATTACATATGCTCAATCTTTGACTAATAAGCCAGTAAAAGGTATGTTAACTGGTCCTATAACTATTTTGTGTTGGTCTTTTTTAAGAGAAGATTTATCTAAAGAAAATATAGCAAAACAAATAGCATTATCTTTACGTGATGAAGTCTTAGAATTAGAAAGTTCAGGAATAAGTATTATTCAAATTGATGAACCTGCGTTAAGAGAAGGGTTACCATTACGTCGTAGCTTATGGGATCAATATTTGTCTTGGTCTATTGAGGCATTTCGATTAACTTATTCTGGTGTTCGAGATGATACGCAAATTCACACTCATATGTGTTATTGTGAATTTAATGATATTATGAATGCGATTGTTTTGTTAGATGTAGATGTTGTTACTATTGAAACATCACGATCTGATATGGAATTATTAGAGTTTTTTAAAAATTTTGAATATCCAAATGAAATTGGTCCGGGTATATATGATGTTCATTCACCTAGTATACCAAATATAAAATGGATGACTACATTATTAAAAAAAGCTATAAATTATATTCCAATACAAAGATTATGGGTTAATCCTGATTGTGGGTTAAAAACAAGAGATTGGAAAACTACGAAGTTGTCATTAAAAAATATGGTTAAAGCAGCACAAATTATTAGAAAAGATTATAATTAG
- the glmU gene encoding bifunctional UDP-N-acetylglucosamine diphosphorylase/glucosamine-1-phosphate N-acetyltransferase GlmU gives MSNKNLIVIILAAGKGTRMHSDYPKLLHQLGEKPILQHVIDLAKSITPKKIYLIYNHQYKRFKSIITDSCLTWIKQKQTLGTGNAIYQMMHILKDNENYLILYGDMPLISKKSIIKLIRSKEKSSISLLTAKLKNPENYGRIIRKKGKIIKIIEHIDATQKQLKIREINSGIFITTGNHLKIWIKQINNKNTKKEYYITDIIYLAYQQKSTINNINPQNKHEIIGINNKLQLSIAEKWYQQKKINNLLLSGVTICNPSNFNIRGTLKYGKNLEIDNGVILKGNVILGNSVKIGPGCIIKNSIIGNHCCIKAYTIIEEVIVANNCIIGPFSHLKNGTVLNDKIQIGNFVEIKESKIGYKSKIKHLSYVGNSKIGKKVNIGAGTIFCNYNGKEKLNTIIGNNVFIGSNCQIIAPITITKNTIIAAGTTVIKDVKQPSLVYNKKEEIQKKIKF, from the coding sequence ATGTCAAATAAAAATTTAATTGTAATTATTCTTGCTGCTGGAAAAGGAACAAGAATGCATTCTGACTATCCAAAATTACTTCATCAATTAGGAGAAAAACCTATTTTACAACATGTAATAGACTTAGCAAAATCCATTACTCCAAAAAAAATTTATTTAATATATAATCATCAATATAAACGTTTTAAATCTATCATTACTGATTCTTGCTTAACCTGGATAAAACAAAAACAAACATTAGGCACTGGAAATGCTATATATCAGATGATGCATATATTAAAAGATAATGAAAACTATCTCATTTTATATGGAGATATGCCGTTAATATCCAAAAAGTCTATAATAAAATTAATACGTTCTAAAGAAAAATCATCTATTAGTCTATTAACTGCTAAATTAAAAAATCCAGAAAATTATGGAAGAATTATTAGAAAAAAAGGAAAAATAATTAAAATAATAGAACACATAGATGCCACTCAAAAACAATTAAAAATTCGTGAAATTAATTCTGGCATTTTTATTACTACTGGAAACCACTTAAAAATTTGGATAAAACAAATAAATAACAAAAATACAAAAAAAGAATATTACATAACTGATATAATTTACTTAGCATATCAACAAAAAAGCACTATAAACAATATAAATCCTCAAAATAAACATGAAATCATAGGCATAAACAATAAACTCCAACTATCAATAGCAGAAAAATGGTACCAACAAAAAAAAATTAATAATTTATTATTGTCTGGTGTTACAATTTGCAATCCATCAAATTTTAATATTCGAGGTACATTGAAATACGGAAAAAACTTAGAAATTGATAATGGAGTTATTTTAAAAGGAAATGTTATATTAGGTAATTCAGTAAAAATTGGACCAGGTTGTATTATAAAAAATAGTATTATTGGAAATCATTGTTGCATTAAAGCATATACAATAATTGAAGAAGTAATCGTTGCTAACAATTGTATTATTGGTCCTTTTTCTCATTTGAAAAATGGAACAGTGCTTAATGACAAAATTCAAATAGGAAATTTTGTTGAAATTAAAGAATCAAAAATAGGTTACAAATCCAAAATAAAACACTTAAGCTATGTAGGAAACTCCAAAATTGGGAAAAAAGTTAATATAGGAGCAGGAACTATTTTTTGTAATTATAATGGAAAAGAAAAATTAAACACTATTATAGGAAACAATGTTTTTATTGGATCCAACTGTCAAATAATTGCACCTATTACTATTACAAAAAATACCATTATTGCAGCTGGCACTACAGTTATAAAAGATGTTAAACAACCTAGTTTAGTATATAACAAAAAAGAAGAGATACAAAAAAAAATAAAGTTTTAA
- the purH gene encoding bifunctional phosphoribosylaminoimidazolecarboxamide formyltransferase/IMP cyclohydrolase, producing the protein MKKNTIIRNALISVFDKTGIIEFAQKLIQNKINLFATSGTKKILKASGIKATDVSKYTDFPEIMSGRVKTLHHKIYAGILARSDHDKNIINKYNIIPIDLVIINFYPFFEILNKKKSNHNNIIESIDIGGPTIIRAAAKNYNYVTIVTKPHYYHNIIKEIEQKNNQISYETRLELAHTALQYVFNYDYNIVTYFSNLHTKKKYSTLNSLPKYLNYIFKKKQNLLYGENTHQQAGLYVNLFHKYDITQMIGKTLSYNNVSDADTAISCVQEFNDPACVIVKHGSPCGVAISKNDLSAYLSAYNADPTSAFGGVISFNTKLNENTAKTIIATQFVELIVIPDITDLALKELSKKKNIRILKYSNEYLSSNQLNIKSINKAFLMQNDYYDNIDQKDWKVVSKKLPTSKEKCDALFALKIVKYLKSNAIVYVRNLQTISIGAGQTSRIDAIKIAITKANEHNIDLKNSTLASDGFFPFKDSIDIISKQGTSCIIQPGGSIRDEEIISSVNQKNISMIFTKKRYFKH; encoded by the coding sequence ATGAAAAAAAATACAATAATACGAAATGCATTAATTAGTGTTTTTGATAAAACTGGAATAATAGAATTTGCTCAAAAACTTATTCAAAATAAAATTAATTTATTTGCTACATCTGGAACAAAAAAAATATTAAAAGCTTCTGGAATAAAAGCTACAGATGTTTCTAAATATACTGATTTTCCTGAAATAATGTCCGGAAGAGTTAAAACACTTCATCATAAAATCTATGCTGGAATATTGGCACGTTCAGATCATGATAAAAATATAATAAATAAATATAATATTATTCCAATAGATTTAGTTATAATAAATTTTTATCCATTTTTTGAAATATTAAATAAAAAAAAATCAAATCACAATAATATCATTGAATCTATTGACATCGGTGGACCTACTATAATTCGAGCTGCCGCAAAAAATTATAATTATGTTACTATTGTTACTAAACCTCATTATTACCATAATATAATAAAAGAAATCGAACAAAAAAATAACCAAATTTCATACGAAACACGTTTAGAACTAGCCCATACTGCACTACAGTATGTTTTTAATTATGATTATAATATAGTCACATATTTTTCGAACTTACATACCAAAAAAAAATATTCTACCTTAAACTCTTTACCTAAATATTTAAATTATATTTTTAAAAAAAAACAAAATTTATTATACGGAGAAAATACACATCAACAAGCAGGATTATATGTAAATTTATTTCATAAATATGATATAACGCAAATGATAGGAAAAACATTATCTTACAATAATGTATCTGATGCTGATACAGCTATATCTTGTGTGCAAGAATTTAATGATCCAGCTTGCGTCATAGTAAAACATGGAAGTCCTTGCGGAGTAGCAATTTCAAAAAATGATCTTTCTGCTTATTTATCTGCTTATAATGCAGATCCTACTTCAGCATTCGGAGGTGTAATTTCTTTTAATACAAAACTAAATGAAAATACTGCAAAAACTATAATAGCTACACAATTTGTAGAATTGATTGTAATTCCAGATATTACTGATCTAGCTCTAAAAGAACTTTCTAAAAAGAAAAATATAAGAATATTAAAATATTCTAATGAATATTTAAGTTCTAATCAATTAAATATAAAATCAATTAATAAAGCTTTTTTAATGCAAAATGATTATTATGATAATATAGATCAAAAAGATTGGAAAGTAGTTAGTAAAAAACTACCAACTTCAAAAGAAAAATGCGATGCTCTGTTTGCATTAAAAATTGTTAAATATCTTAAATCTAATGCTATAGTTTACGTTCGAAACTTACAAACAATTAGTATTGGAGCAGGACAAACTAGTCGTATTGATGCTATTAAAATTGCAATAACAAAAGCTAATGAACACAATATAGATTTGAAAAACTCTACTCTCGCATCTGATGGTTTTTTTCCATTTAAAGACAGTATTGATATTATTTCTAAACAAGGCACTTCTTGTATTATTCAGCCAGGAGGATCTATTAGAGATGAAGAAATAATTTCATCTGTTAATCAAAAAAACATTTCCATGATATTTACGAAAAAAAGATATTTCAAGCATTAA
- a CDS encoding Cof-type HAD-IIB family hydrolase, with amino-acid sequence MYYHIISSDLDGTLLSPKYHITEYTKNIIKTLVKKGIHFVIATGRHYIEAKKIKNALDVLSFLITSNGARIYDPYNQLIYSCDLDKNIVLKLIAMLSSEKDILIQLYSHDSWYVNRNVRNRVELYLSFGFNYKLFDIKYLQCQSISKIFFISTNIHKLLSLKKYIVRQFENMVNVCFSCSNCLEVMSYMVSKGNALELVSDFLGSSLKNCLSFGDGMNDKEMLQMSGKGCIMKNGTAVLKSSLPNIEIIGSNSEDGVARYLNRFFLHY; translated from the coding sequence ATGTATTATCATATTATTTCATCTGATTTAGATGGAACTTTATTATCACCAAAATATCATATAACTGAATATACGAAAAATATTATTAAAACACTAGTGAAAAAAGGAATTCATTTTGTAATAGCAACAGGTAGACATTATATTGAAGCAAAAAAAATTAAAAATGCTTTAGACGTGTTATCTTTTCTTATTACTTCTAATGGAGCTAGAATTTATGATCCTTATAATCAATTAATATATAGCTGTGATCTTGATAAAAATATTGTATTAAAGTTGATTGCAATGTTGTCATCAGAAAAAGATATATTAATTCAATTGTATTCTCATGATTCTTGGTATGTTAATCGTAACGTACGTAATAGAGTAGAGTTATATTTATCATTTGGTTTTAACTATAAATTGTTTGATATTAAGTATTTACAATGTCAAAGTATTAGCAAAATTTTTTTTATTAGTACGAATATCCATAAATTGTTATCTTTAAAAAAATATATTGTACGTCAATTTGAAAATATGGTGAATGTTTGTTTTTCTTGTTCTAATTGTTTAGAAGTAATGTCTTACATGGTTTCTAAAGGAAATGCTTTAGAATTAGTATCTGATTTTTTAGGATCTTCGTTAAAAAATTGTTTATCTTTTGGTGATGGAATGAACGATAAAGAAATGTTACAAATGTCTGGAAAAGGCTGCATTATGAAAAATGGAACTGCAGTTTTAAAAAGTTCTCTTCCTAATATCGAAATCATTGGTAGCAATTCAGAAGATGGAGTAGCACGTTATTTAAATAGATTTTTTTTACATTATTAA
- the glmS gene encoding glutamine--fructose-6-phosphate transaminase (isomerizing), translating to MCGIIAVIAQKNVIQILKKGIVRLEYRGYDSSGLAIINNQKKILRFRAQGKVHNLINIIKKIHLSGNIGMAHTRWATHGEALIKNAHPHISDNISIVHNGFIENYKDIKQNLQKNGYHFSSDTDTEVIAHLVNFMQNQEKEKNLLKVVQNVTTKLKGNYSMVIMDTKNPEILLAVRSGSPLLIGIGKKENYITSDQLALLDVTKRFIYLNEGDIALLTHDDITIINKNGVSQKRKEIYSQNDNVDINKGLFRHYTEKEIYEQPNSIYNTLLNRLKKNKTVYFSELDIKADELLFKTEHIQIIACGTSYHAGLVSKYWFESLAMISCDVEIASEFCYRKFVVRKNSLFLILSQSGETADNLTALRISKKFKYLGSLVISNSKSSSLVHESDFSLLTYAGIEVGVASTKAFTTQLTVLLMLVAKFIHLKNKNLKLEKKIVNILNFLPKRIKDILKCKNIIYSLATKIFNKENMLFLGKGEQYPIAMEGALKMKEISYIHAEGYPIGELKHGPLALVDSKIPIIVIAPNNHLLEKIKLNVEEIYSRKGLIYILSDQYTQFNRNSNIIRFPYVENLISPIVYSVSLQLLAYYTALIKNRNIDQPRNLAKSVTVE from the coding sequence ATGTGTGGAATTATTGCTGTCATTGCACAAAAAAATGTAATACAAATACTAAAAAAAGGTATTGTTCGATTAGAATATAGAGGATATGATTCTTCAGGATTAGCTATTATTAATAATCAAAAAAAAATTTTACGTTTCCGAGCTCAAGGAAAAGTACATAATTTAATTAACATAATTAAAAAAATCCATTTATCTGGAAATATAGGTATGGCACATACCAGATGGGCTACACATGGAGAAGCATTAATAAAAAATGCGCATCCTCATATATCTGATAATATTTCTATAGTCCATAACGGATTTATTGAAAATTATAAGGACATTAAACAAAACTTACAAAAAAATGGATATCATTTTTCTTCTGATACTGATACAGAAGTCATTGCTCACCTAGTTAATTTTATGCAAAATCAAGAAAAAGAAAAAAATCTTCTAAAAGTTGTTCAAAACGTCACTACAAAACTAAAAGGAAATTACAGTATGGTAATAATGGATACTAAAAATCCTGAAATATTACTAGCAGTAAGATCAGGCAGTCCATTATTAATAGGAATAGGAAAAAAAGAAAATTATATTACTTCTGATCAACTAGCATTATTAGACGTTACAAAACGTTTTATATACTTAAATGAAGGTGACATCGCACTATTAACACATGATGATATTACTATTATTAATAAAAACGGAGTATCTCAAAAAAGAAAAGAAATATACTCTCAAAATGATAATGTTGATATCAATAAAGGATTATTTCGACATTACACAGAAAAAGAAATATATGAACAACCCAATTCAATATATAATACTCTTTTAAACCGATTAAAAAAAAATAAAACAGTTTACTTTTCCGAATTAGATATAAAAGCTGATGAATTGTTATTTAAAACGGAACACATCCAAATTATAGCATGTGGAACATCTTATCACGCTGGATTAGTATCAAAATATTGGTTTGAATCATTAGCCATGATATCATGTGATGTTGAAATTGCTTCAGAATTTTGCTATAGAAAATTTGTTGTTAGAAAAAATAGTTTATTTCTAATACTATCGCAATCTGGAGAAACAGCTGATAATTTAACTGCTTTAAGAATTTCAAAAAAATTTAAATATTTAGGATCATTAGTAATTTCTAATTCAAAAAGTTCATCGTTAGTACATGAATCAGATTTTTCCTTACTTACTTATGCAGGAATAGAAGTAGGTGTTGCATCTACTAAAGCATTTACAACACAATTAACTGTATTATTAATGTTAGTAGCAAAATTTATTCATTTAAAAAATAAAAACTTGAAATTAGAAAAGAAAATAGTAAATATATTAAATTTTCTACCCAAAAGAATTAAAGATATTTTAAAGTGTAAAAATATTATTTATTCTTTAGCCACAAAAATATTTAATAAAGAAAACATGTTATTTTTAGGAAAAGGAGAACAATATCCTATTGCAATGGAAGGGGCATTAAAAATGAAAGAAATTTCATATATTCATGCAGAAGGATATCCAATTGGAGAATTAAAACATGGACCTTTAGCTTTAGTAGATTCAAAAATTCCGATCATTGTAATTGCTCCAAACAATCATTTATTAGAAAAAATAAAACTAAATGTAGAAGAAATTTATTCTAGAAAAGGATTAATTTATATCCTGTCAGATCAATATACCCAATTCAATAGAAACAGTAATATTATACGATTTCCTTATGTAGAAAACTTAATTTCTCCAATCGTTTATTCAGTTTCATTACAACTTTTAGCATATTATACTGCTTTAATAAAAAATAGAAATATAGACCAACCTAGAAATTTAGCAAAATCAGTAACAGTAGAATAA